A region of Rhodamnia argentea isolate NSW1041297 chromosome 9, ASM2092103v1, whole genome shotgun sequence DNA encodes the following proteins:
- the LOC115756132 gene encoding 60S ribosomal protein L26-1, translating into MKYNPRVTSSRRKNRKAHFTAPSSVRRVLMSAPVSSDLRSKYNVRSMPVRKDDEVQVVRGTYKGREGKVVQVYRRKWVIHIERITREKVNGSTVNVGISPSKVVITKLRLDKDRKSLLDRKAQGRAAADKEKGTKFTAEDVIQNVD; encoded by the coding sequence atGAAGTACAATCCTCGCGTGACTAGCTCCCGCCGCAAGAACCGGAAGGCCCACTTCACGGCGCCGTCGAGCGTCCGCCGCGTCCTGATGAGCGCCCCGGTGAGCTCCGACCTCCGGTCCAAGTACAACGTGCGGTCGATGCCGGTGCGCAAGGACGACGAGGTCCAGGTGGTCCGCGGGACGTACAAGGGTCGCGAGGGCAAGGTCGTCCAGGTCTATCGCCGGAAGTGGGTCATCCACATCGAGCGCATCACCCGTGAGAAGGTCAATGGGTCGACCGTGAACGTGGGGATTTCTCCCTCGAAGGTCGTGATCACGAAGCTCCGGCTGGACAAGGACCGCAAGTCCCTGCTCGATCGCAAGGCCCAGGGACGCGCTGCTGCTGACAAGGAGAAGGGGACCAAGTTCACGGCCGAGGATGTCATCCAGAATGTCGATTAA
- the LOC115756129 gene encoding myosin-11-like isoform X2: MFKPARWRSEKNKIKAVFKLQFHATQVTQLDVDALVVSVVPGDVGKPTVRLEKATIRDGRCHWANPVYETVKFTRDPKTGKINERIYQFIVSTGAAKSGFVGEASVDFADYTEATKASSVSLPLKNSIIGAILHVSIQRLQENVDNREVEENEDTKVKLHDRSLRSHLSNSDKDETNENPTSSSAEDLPVNKTIITQNAELNGSFRASSGSDLTISSSESSSGLNTPREHSANNAIVPHESNGFQSSMSNMLLPHRQKWGWSASLGHEVVADMSEANLEGKLVKASDSEIERLRTELAVTARQVGMSELELQTLRKQIVKESKRGQDLSREMVSLKEERDALKLECEKFKSLHMSTVKKKLECEDGDLRALLEEVREELNHEKNLNANLRVQLQKTQESNEELILAVKDLDEMLEQKNQEMGKCSIKSGLYENKDFPSEGVSRCETDEDEEQKALEEIVKEHRDAKETYLQEQKIMDLSSEIEIYRRDRDELEMQMEQIALDYEILKQKNHEISCKLEQSQLQEQLKMQYEGSPFRSSHELESKIQSLENELKKRSEELTESVTTIDELHAHMKSLEEELEKQAREFEVDLEVVTHAKVEQEQRAIQVERALQTMRRKNVNTAERLQEEFRRLSEQMASTFTANEKVAMRALTEAGELRMQKIQLDEMLQKANAELQLVKDSYEIKLSELSDQKREKKDQINNMALEIDEKSKQLEDCEKHEKEVTENLLHEIIALKTEITRLNAENNMLSKQAAEEDNLKEELRQLKKSITEAELVVQRGNVERNELVSAIALVKKELEYSLVELKRLRHLKDEKDLTICNLETEVKTLRVQCNDLKNSLVEDKSEKENLRKQIFQLKGDLKNKDNTFMGIDKRVKESNGRAAISEGTKNATRNNKVVPLASSNKEASNLREKLKLLEGQIKLKEAALEDSTNTFLEKEKSFKRKIEELESRLDELNHFYPFNKVAEATGGITSESVSPEESCSPRKTET; encoded by the exons ATGTTCAAGCCGGCGAGATGGAGGAGCGAGAAGAACAAGATCAAAGCCGTGTTCAAGTTGCAGTTTCATGCGACCCAG GTGACACAACTGGATGTGGATGCATTGGTGGTGTCTGTGGTTCCTGGTGATGTGGGGAAACCAACAGTGAGATTGGAGAAAGCCACAATCAGAGATGGGAGATGCCACTGGGCCAATCCAGTTTACGAGACGGTTAAGTTCACTAGAGATCCCAAAACtgggaaaataaatgaaaggatTTATCAATTCATCGTGTCCACG GGAGCTGCAAAATCTGGTTTCGTCGGTGAAGCTTCAGTAGATTTTGCAGATTACACTGAGGCGACCAAGGCTTCCTCTGTTTCCCTCCCTTTAAAGAATTCAATCATTGGTGCTATATTACAT gTTTCGATCCAGAGGCTGCAGGAAAATGTTGACAACAG AGAggtggaagaaaatgaagatacaAAAGTCAAATTGCACGACAGGAGCTTGAGATCCCACTTAAGCAACAGTGACAAAGATGAGACCAATGAGAACCCCACGAGTAGTTCTGCAGAA GATCTGCCAGTTAATAAGACCATCATCACCCAAAATGCCGAATTGAATGGTAGCTTCAGAGCCTCTAGTGGATCTGACTTAACTATTTCTAGCTCTGAGAGCAGCTCGGGACTGAACACGCCTCGGGAACATAGTGCTAACAATGCTATTGTTCCACACGAATCTAATGGCTTCCAATCCTCCATGAGCAATATGTTACTGCCTCACAGACAAAAATGGGGTTGGTCTGCCAGTTTGGGTCACGAAGTGGTCGCTGATATGTCAGAAGCCAATCTGGAGGGAAAGTTAGTGAAGGCTTCCGACTCGGAGATAGAAAGACTCAGAACTGAGCTAGCAGTGACGGCTAGGCAGGTGGGCATGTCGGAGTTGGAGTTGCAAACTCTCCGGAAGCAAATTGTGAAGGAGAGTAAAAGGGGTCAAGATCTCTCTCGAGAAATGGTTTCcctgaaggaggagagagatgcaCTAAAATTGGAATGTGAGAAATTTAAGTCCTTACATATGTCAACAGTGAAGAAGAAATTGGAGTGTGAGGATGGGGATCTGCGAGCTCTTCTGGAAGAAGTTAGAGAAGAACTCAATCACGAGAAAAACCTTAATGCCAATCTCCGGGTGCAATTGCAGAAAACCCAGGAATCGAATGAAGAATTGATTCTTGCGGTAAAAGATTTGGATGAAATGCTGGAGCAGAAGAATCAGGAAATGGGTAAATGCTCCATCAAATcgggactatatgaaaataaggACTTTCCAAGCGAAGGTGTTTCGAGATGTGAAacagatgaagatgaagaacaaAAGGCATTAGAAGAGATTGTTAAGGAGCACAGAGATGCAAAAGAAACGTATCTGCAGGAGCAGAAGATCATGGACCTCAGTAGTGAAATAGAGATCTACAGGAGAGATAGAGATGAACTAGAAATGCAGATGGAACAGATCGCACTCGATTATGAGATATTGAAGCAGAAAAATCACGAAATTTCCTGTAAGTTGGAGCAAAGCCAATTGCAGGAACAACTAAAGATGCAGTATGAGGGTTCGCCTTTTCGAAGTTCGCATGAATTAGAAAGTAAGATTCAGAGCTTGGAAAATGAACTCAAAAAACGGTCTGAAGAATTGACTGAATCTGTAACCACCATTGACGAACTTCACGCTCACATGAAGAGCTTGGAAGAAGAGCTGGAGAAACAGGCACGAGAGTTTGAAGTTGATCTGGAAGTCGTAACTCATGCCAAGGTGGAACAAGAGCAAAGAGCCATCCAAGTAGAGAGAGCCTTGCAAACGATGAGAAGGAAGAATGTTAATACTGCAGAGAGGCTTCAGGAGGAGTTCAGAAGGCTGTCTGAGCAAATGGCTTCAACTTTTACCGCGAACGAGAAAGTGGCCATGAGAGCCCTCACGGAAGCTGGTGAGCTGAGGATGCAGAAAATTCAACTCGATGAGATGCTCCAGAAAGCCAATGCAGAGCTACAGTTAGTCAAGGATTCATACGAAATTAAACTCTCTGAACTTTCGgaccaaaaaagagaaaaaaaggatcaGATCAACAACATGGCTTTGGAGATTGACGAAAAGTCCAAGCAGCTCGAAGATTGTGAGAAGCATGAGAAGGAAGTTACAGAGAATCTACTCCATGAGATAATAGCACTCAAAACTGAGATCACAAGGCTCAATGCAGAGAATAATATGCTCTCTAAACAAGCAGCAGAGGAAGACAATTTGAAGGAAGAGCTCAGACAGTTGAAGAAATCAATCACAGAGGCAGAGCTGGTGGTTCAGAGAGGAAATGTGGAAAGAAATGAACTGGTGAGTGCAATAGCTTTGGTGAAGAAAGAGTTGGAGTATTCACTTGTGGAATTGAAACGCTTGAGGCATTTGAAGGATGAAAAGGATCTTACGATCTGCAACTTAGAAACAGAGGTCAAAACACTGAGAGTTCAGtgtaatgatttgaaaaattcgCTCGTAGAGGACAAGTCAGAGAAGGAGAATCTGAGAAAGCAAATATTCCAGCTGAAGGGAGACCTGAAAAATAAGGACAACACCTTCATGGGCATTGACAAAAGAGTCAAGGAAAGCAATGGCCGTGCAGCTATTTCTGAGGGAACAAAGAATGCAACAAGAAACAATAAAGTAGTTCCACTTGCTAGCAGCAATAAAGAGGCCTCAAATCTCAGGGAAAAACTGAAGTTGCTAGAG GGTCAAATAAAGTTGAAAGAAGCTGCTTTGGAAGACTCGACGAATACTTTTCTGGAGAAGGAAAAGAgtttcaaaaggaaaatcgaaGAGTTGGAAAGTAGATTGGACGAACTCAACCACTTTTACCCATTTAACAAG
- the LOC115756129 gene encoding myosin-11-like isoform X1, whose protein sequence is MFKPARWRSEKNKIKAVFKLQFHATQVTQLDVDALVVSVVPGDVGKPTVRLEKATIRDGRCHWANPVYETVKFTRDPKTGKINERIYQFIVSTGAAKSGFVGEASVDFADYTEATKASSVSLPLKNSIIGAILHVSIQRLQENVDNREVEENEDTKVKLHDRSLRSHLSNSDKDETNENPTSSSAEDLPVNKTIITQNAELNGSFRASSGSDLTISSSESSSGLNTPREHSANNAIVPHESNGFQSSMSNMLLPHRQKWGWSASLGHEVVADMSEANLEGKLVKASDSEIERLRTELAVTARQVGMSELELQTLRKQIVKESKRGQDLSREMVSLKEERDALKLECEKFKSLHMSTVKKKLECEDGDLRALLEEVREELNHEKNLNANLRVQLQKTQESNEELILAVKDLDEMLEQKNQEMGKCSIKSGLYENKDFPSEGVSRCETDEDEEQKALEEIVKEHRDAKETYLQEQKIMDLSSEIEIYRRDRDELEMQMEQIALDYEILKQKNHEISCKLEQSQLQEQLKMQYEGSPFRSSHELESKIQSLENELKKRSEELTESVTTIDELHAHMKSLEEELEKQAREFEVDLEVVTHAKVEQEQRAIQVERALQTMRRKNVNTAERLQEEFRRLSEQMASTFTANEKVAMRALTEAGELRMQKIQLDEMLQKANAELQLVKDSYEIKLSELSDQKREKKDQINNMALEIDEKSKQLEDCEKHEKEVTENLLHEIIALKTEITRLNAENNMLSKQAAEEDNLKEELRQLKKSITEAELVVQRGNVERNELVSAIALVKKELEYSLVELKRLRHLKDEKDLTICNLETEVKTLRVQCNDLKNSLVEDKSEKENLRKQIFQLKGDLKNKDNTFMGIDKRVKESNGRAAISEGTKNATRNNKVVPLASSNKEASNLREKLKLLEGQIKLKEAALEDSTNTFLEKEKSFKRKIEELESRLDELNHFYPFNKVAEATRGITPESVLPEESCSSTENENLINRYDEAPLDKEVKKHAVNTTEDDVSYVSKELESMKERNRLMEGELKELQEKYSEMSLMFAEVEGERQQLVMTLRNLKNSKKN, encoded by the exons ATGTTCAAGCCGGCGAGATGGAGGAGCGAGAAGAACAAGATCAAAGCCGTGTTCAAGTTGCAGTTTCATGCGACCCAG GTGACACAACTGGATGTGGATGCATTGGTGGTGTCTGTGGTTCCTGGTGATGTGGGGAAACCAACAGTGAGATTGGAGAAAGCCACAATCAGAGATGGGAGATGCCACTGGGCCAATCCAGTTTACGAGACGGTTAAGTTCACTAGAGATCCCAAAACtgggaaaataaatgaaaggatTTATCAATTCATCGTGTCCACG GGAGCTGCAAAATCTGGTTTCGTCGGTGAAGCTTCAGTAGATTTTGCAGATTACACTGAGGCGACCAAGGCTTCCTCTGTTTCCCTCCCTTTAAAGAATTCAATCATTGGTGCTATATTACAT gTTTCGATCCAGAGGCTGCAGGAAAATGTTGACAACAG AGAggtggaagaaaatgaagatacaAAAGTCAAATTGCACGACAGGAGCTTGAGATCCCACTTAAGCAACAGTGACAAAGATGAGACCAATGAGAACCCCACGAGTAGTTCTGCAGAA GATCTGCCAGTTAATAAGACCATCATCACCCAAAATGCCGAATTGAATGGTAGCTTCAGAGCCTCTAGTGGATCTGACTTAACTATTTCTAGCTCTGAGAGCAGCTCGGGACTGAACACGCCTCGGGAACATAGTGCTAACAATGCTATTGTTCCACACGAATCTAATGGCTTCCAATCCTCCATGAGCAATATGTTACTGCCTCACAGACAAAAATGGGGTTGGTCTGCCAGTTTGGGTCACGAAGTGGTCGCTGATATGTCAGAAGCCAATCTGGAGGGAAAGTTAGTGAAGGCTTCCGACTCGGAGATAGAAAGACTCAGAACTGAGCTAGCAGTGACGGCTAGGCAGGTGGGCATGTCGGAGTTGGAGTTGCAAACTCTCCGGAAGCAAATTGTGAAGGAGAGTAAAAGGGGTCAAGATCTCTCTCGAGAAATGGTTTCcctgaaggaggagagagatgcaCTAAAATTGGAATGTGAGAAATTTAAGTCCTTACATATGTCAACAGTGAAGAAGAAATTGGAGTGTGAGGATGGGGATCTGCGAGCTCTTCTGGAAGAAGTTAGAGAAGAACTCAATCACGAGAAAAACCTTAATGCCAATCTCCGGGTGCAATTGCAGAAAACCCAGGAATCGAATGAAGAATTGATTCTTGCGGTAAAAGATTTGGATGAAATGCTGGAGCAGAAGAATCAGGAAATGGGTAAATGCTCCATCAAATcgggactatatgaaaataaggACTTTCCAAGCGAAGGTGTTTCGAGATGTGAAacagatgaagatgaagaacaaAAGGCATTAGAAGAGATTGTTAAGGAGCACAGAGATGCAAAAGAAACGTATCTGCAGGAGCAGAAGATCATGGACCTCAGTAGTGAAATAGAGATCTACAGGAGAGATAGAGATGAACTAGAAATGCAGATGGAACAGATCGCACTCGATTATGAGATATTGAAGCAGAAAAATCACGAAATTTCCTGTAAGTTGGAGCAAAGCCAATTGCAGGAACAACTAAAGATGCAGTATGAGGGTTCGCCTTTTCGAAGTTCGCATGAATTAGAAAGTAAGATTCAGAGCTTGGAAAATGAACTCAAAAAACGGTCTGAAGAATTGACTGAATCTGTAACCACCATTGACGAACTTCACGCTCACATGAAGAGCTTGGAAGAAGAGCTGGAGAAACAGGCACGAGAGTTTGAAGTTGATCTGGAAGTCGTAACTCATGCCAAGGTGGAACAAGAGCAAAGAGCCATCCAAGTAGAGAGAGCCTTGCAAACGATGAGAAGGAAGAATGTTAATACTGCAGAGAGGCTTCAGGAGGAGTTCAGAAGGCTGTCTGAGCAAATGGCTTCAACTTTTACCGCGAACGAGAAAGTGGCCATGAGAGCCCTCACGGAAGCTGGTGAGCTGAGGATGCAGAAAATTCAACTCGATGAGATGCTCCAGAAAGCCAATGCAGAGCTACAGTTAGTCAAGGATTCATACGAAATTAAACTCTCTGAACTTTCGgaccaaaaaagagaaaaaaaggatcaGATCAACAACATGGCTTTGGAGATTGACGAAAAGTCCAAGCAGCTCGAAGATTGTGAGAAGCATGAGAAGGAAGTTACAGAGAATCTACTCCATGAGATAATAGCACTCAAAACTGAGATCACAAGGCTCAATGCAGAGAATAATATGCTCTCTAAACAAGCAGCAGAGGAAGACAATTTGAAGGAAGAGCTCAGACAGTTGAAGAAATCAATCACAGAGGCAGAGCTGGTGGTTCAGAGAGGAAATGTGGAAAGAAATGAACTGGTGAGTGCAATAGCTTTGGTGAAGAAAGAGTTGGAGTATTCACTTGTGGAATTGAAACGCTTGAGGCATTTGAAGGATGAAAAGGATCTTACGATCTGCAACTTAGAAACAGAGGTCAAAACACTGAGAGTTCAGtgtaatgatttgaaaaattcgCTCGTAGAGGACAAGTCAGAGAAGGAGAATCTGAGAAAGCAAATATTCCAGCTGAAGGGAGACCTGAAAAATAAGGACAACACCTTCATGGGCATTGACAAAAGAGTCAAGGAAAGCAATGGCCGTGCAGCTATTTCTGAGGGAACAAAGAATGCAACAAGAAACAATAAAGTAGTTCCACTTGCTAGCAGCAATAAAGAGGCCTCAAATCTCAGGGAAAAACTGAAGTTGCTAGAG GGTCAAATAAAGTTGAAAGAAGCTGCTTTGGAAGACTCGACGAATACTTTTCTGGAGAAGGAAAAGAgtttcaaaaggaaaatcgaaGAGTTGGAAAGTAGATTGGACGAACTCAACCACTTTTACCCATTTAACAAG GTTGCTGAAGCTACCAGAGGAATCACTCCAGAAAGTGTTTTGCCAGAAGAATCATGCTCATCCACAGAGAATGAGAACTTGATCAACAG ATATGATGAAGCCCCGTTGGACAAAGAAGTGAAGAAACATGCAGTGAATACTACAGAGGACGATGTTAGTTATGTATCAAAAGAACTGGAATCAATGAAGGAGAGGAATCGATTAATGGAAGGTGAACTAAAGGAACTGCAGGAGAAATATTCTGAGATGAGTCTCATGTTCGCGGAGGTGGAAGGCGAAAGGCAACAGCTTGTCATGACTCTGCGCAACCTAAAAAACTCCAAGaagaattga
- the LOC115756084 gene encoding protein LURP-one-related 11-like, producing the protein MVRDLTEKGKLQWMSDMAKVHSLVPIAPADAACSPYTALKGEAFTVWMKSLIMQGNGCTVFNQKGEIVYHMDNYEKKGSRKVFLMDLRGKVLFTIIQRKLRVFGRWEGYKCTGTGSDANDRELWFQVKNGCPIFKKRSSCQVSVHCDKAQARFFNMESTAGKSEFSIVNRTGGLIAEVGLFIHLTTLIV; encoded by the exons ATGGTAAGAGATCTCACAGAAAAAGGCAAACTTCAGTGGATGAGTGACATGGCCAAGGTACATTCTTTAGTGCCAATTGCTCCAGCTGATGCTGCTTGTTCTCCATATACGGCTCTAAAGGGAGAAGCTTTCACGGTGTGGATGAAGTCGCTCATCATGCAAGGAAATGGCTGCACTGTTTTCAACCAGAAAGGCGAGATCGTTTACCATATGGATAACTACGAAAAGAAGGGTAGCAGAAAAGTTTTTCTCATGGATTTACGCGGAAAAGTTCTCTTCACCATAATTCAAAGG AAACTTCGAGTTTTTGGGCGCTGGGAGGGATACAAATGCACCGGCACCGGCTCAGATGCAAATGACAGAGAACTTTGGTTCCAGGTCAAAAACGGTTGTCCCATCTTTAAAAAGAGATCATCCTGCCAAGTTTCTGTGCACTGTGACAAAGCTCAGGCAAGATTTTTTAACATGGAGAGCACGGCTGGTAAATCGGAATTCAGCATAGTCAACAGAACAGGAGGACTGATTGCAGAGGTTGGCCTCTTCATACATCTGACCACCCTTATAGTCTAG